From a region of the Paenibacillus sp. FSL R10-2734 genome:
- a CDS encoding heme biosynthesis protein HemY: MKVKITRNAAKVIKKQMELEGNSELKLRVAITHAHGDHAHYGLDLDTPNENDVVVSTDKEIDVILDPNQPLLDGVVVDYLYLPEEGFVITNPSKGNHGDH, translated from the coding sequence ATGAAGGTCAAAATTACCCGCAATGCGGCTAAAGTGATAAAGAAACAAATGGAACTTGAAGGAAACAGTGAGTTGAAGCTTCGCGTAGCAATTACGCATGCTCACGGTGATCATGCTCACTACGGACTGGATTTGGACACGCCTAATGAGAATGATGTTGTAGTCTCGACAGATAAGGAAATCGATGTTATTCTTGATCCGAATCAACCGCTCCTTGATGGTGTGGTCGTTGATTATTTGTATCTTCCCGAAGAAGGTTTTGTCATTACTAATCCGTCTAAAGGTAATCACGGCGATCACTAA
- a CDS encoding LTA synthase family protein — protein sequence MSRYPSTWSSPSVAGRIIMIVRSRYIGYILFLCIMLAKLMFLHSGLHAPNIDMNRLDKLIALGSVMLLSFWVLWLPRRGQTIALSIINLLLTVLIYSDIVYYRYFQDFITVPVLLQAGQMDALGGSIFALLRPSDLYLFADWLLFLVYTICVVLFRRNNPTYSSRQPSYYAHTGHSRPSSHLMRMLRRSANGIIALVLGCVLTFGPIHSYATTWAKDLFTGNWWSLAMYNVTGLIGFHGYDVYLYAKDHLGPQPELSQKEASSMKLWFNEHNAEQSALNDSFGKYSGSNLVVIQAEAFMNFVVGHSINGQEITPNLNALIKENIYFSNYYHQTSQGRTSDADFASNGSLYPLVSGSIFVRYPDHQFDTLPAILKSKGYSTNAFHAYEGSFWNRQLMYKAMGYDHFYSKKDYTIDEPLGWSLGDKSFLRQSMNIMDTAESIQKPFYSFLTTLSSHHPYSLPAAKQGLDTGEFKGTIFGDYLQAVHYTDEALGELVSDMKQRGLWDNTILAFYGDHDNSIQETSYYEQFLGKSLSKLDMHQIMHQVPLLIHLPGTNASVVDSNPAGQLDLTPSLLHLLGISRDPYYFMGNDLFSGRERLVTLRTGAFADAKRSYLPSENGQFDSGTCYSLDSREAIDVAECSTGFETSKQRLQISDDIMKYDGIKSLRKESSAP from the coding sequence GTGTCACGATATCCATCTACTTGGAGCAGCCCATCAGTAGCAGGTAGAATTATAATGATTGTCCGCTCCCGTTATATCGGTTATATCCTTTTTCTTTGCATTATGCTCGCCAAGCTTATGTTTCTTCATAGTGGGCTACATGCCCCAAATATTGATATGAACCGTCTTGACAAGCTCATTGCTCTAGGTTCAGTGATGCTGTTGTCTTTTTGGGTACTATGGCTCCCCCGACGCGGACAAACCATAGCCCTGTCAATCATAAACCTGCTCCTGACAGTACTTATTTATTCTGATATTGTCTACTATCGTTACTTTCAGGATTTCATCACAGTTCCCGTTCTGTTACAAGCAGGACAGATGGATGCGCTTGGCGGTAGTATCTTTGCACTGCTTCGTCCTTCCGATCTCTACTTGTTCGCTGACTGGCTTCTATTTCTGGTATACACCATTTGTGTAGTCTTATTTCGCCGGAACAACCCCACCTACAGTAGTCGACAGCCTTCCTATTATGCTCATACAGGTCATTCCCGCCCCTCTTCACATCTGATGAGAATGCTGAGACGGAGTGCTAATGGAATCATTGCATTGGTATTGGGCTGTGTTCTAACCTTTGGCCCTATCCACTCTTACGCCACTACCTGGGCCAAGGATTTATTCACTGGTAACTGGTGGAGCTTGGCGATGTATAACGTAACAGGACTTATCGGCTTCCACGGCTATGATGTTTACTTGTATGCCAAGGATCATCTAGGCCCGCAGCCTGAGCTTTCTCAAAAGGAAGCCAGCTCCATGAAGCTCTGGTTCAATGAGCACAATGCTGAGCAAAGTGCCCTGAACGACAGCTTTGGGAAATACAGCGGAAGCAACCTCGTTGTGATTCAAGCCGAAGCTTTTATGAATTTTGTAGTGGGACATTCGATAAACGGACAAGAGATCACACCTAATCTGAACGCGCTGATCAAAGAGAACATTTACTTCAGTAATTACTATCATCAGACTTCACAAGGACGAACCTCCGATGCTGATTTTGCCTCGAATGGTTCACTGTATCCGCTGGTCTCCGGCTCGATATTTGTCCGCTACCCGGATCATCAGTTTGACACACTACCTGCCATTTTGAAGTCAAAGGGCTACAGCACCAATGCCTTTCATGCATATGAGGGAAGCTTCTGGAATCGACAGCTCATGTATAAGGCGATGGGGTATGACCATTTCTATAGTAAAAAAGACTACACGATCGATGAGCCCTTAGGCTGGTCACTAGGAGATAAATCTTTTCTGCGGCAGTCCATGAACATTATGGATACTGCTGAATCGATCCAGAAGCCCTTCTACTCTTTTTTGACTACATTATCTAGCCATCATCCTTATTCTCTCCCTGCGGCTAAGCAAGGGCTGGATACCGGCGAATTTAAAGGTACCATCTTCGGAGATTATTTGCAGGCTGTTCACTATACGGATGAAGCTTTGGGAGAATTGGTGAGTGATATGAAGCAGCGTGGGCTGTGGGATAACACGATTCTTGCGTTCTATGGAGATCATGATAACTCCATCCAAGAGACCTCTTATTACGAACAATTTCTTGGCAAAAGCCTAAGCAAGCTCGACATGCATCAAATCATGCATCAAGTTCCATTGCTCATTCATCTGCCGGGTACTAACGCCTCGGTCGTTGATTCTAATCCGGCTGGTCAATTGGATCTTACCCCTTCCTTACTTCATCTTCTGGGGATCTCCCGTGATCCTTATTATTTCATGGGTAATGATCTGTTCAGCGGGCGTGAGCGACTTGTAACCCTGCGAACCGGCGCCTTCGCCGATGCGAAACGTTCCTACCTCCCAAGTGAAAACGGACAGTTCGACAGCGGTACCTGCTATAGTCTCGACAGCCGTGAAGCTATTGACGTAGCGGAATGCAGCACTGGGTTCGAGACAAGCAAGCAACGACTGCAAATCTCAGACGATATCATGAAATACGATGGAATCAAGAGTCTCAGGAAGGAGAGTTCCGCGCCTTAA
- a CDS encoding class I SAM-dependent RNA methyltransferase, with protein MSKLQLIATAPMGLEAVVARELNELGYETTVENGRVLFSGDYIDICRCNLWLRTSDRVLVKMGQFPAKTFDELFEGVKALPWEDWIPENGEFPVEGRSHKSQLTSVPACQGIVKKAIVEKLKLSYHTDWFPENGPRYVIEVILLNDIALITLDTTGPALHKRGYRRQATEAPLKETMAAALIQLSRWNGHRPLYDPCCGSGTLLIEAAMIAWNIAPGLRRSFPSEHWPVIPKYLWEEAREEAFDAVRDDYPLQLTGTDIDPAAIEIAEAAAKSAGLSGEITFTVMAAAKARPQGEYGCIITNPPYGERISNDKEVEKLTRQFGEMMLYLPTWSFFAISPYKEFEQYYGRKADKRRKLYNGRIECQYYQYLGPLPPRNPK; from the coding sequence TTGAGCAAATTACAATTAATCGCTACTGCCCCAATGGGATTAGAAGCTGTAGTAGCGCGCGAATTAAACGAACTGGGTTATGAGACCACGGTAGAGAACGGACGAGTATTGTTCAGCGGTGATTACATCGACATCTGTCGCTGTAATTTGTGGCTGCGCACATCCGACCGCGTATTAGTTAAAATGGGCCAATTCCCCGCCAAAACTTTTGACGAGCTATTCGAGGGTGTTAAAGCCCTACCTTGGGAAGACTGGATTCCTGAGAATGGAGAGTTTCCGGTAGAAGGACGATCCCATAAATCACAACTAACGAGTGTACCCGCTTGCCAAGGGATTGTCAAAAAAGCTATCGTCGAGAAGCTGAAGCTTTCCTATCATACGGACTGGTTCCCAGAGAACGGACCTCGATATGTTATCGAAGTAATTTTGTTAAACGATATCGCGCTCATTACGCTAGACACTACTGGGCCTGCTCTACACAAACGTGGATACCGCAGACAAGCAACAGAGGCTCCACTGAAGGAAACGATGGCTGCTGCGCTAATTCAGCTTAGCCGCTGGAATGGCCACCGACCGCTATATGATCCATGCTGTGGTTCGGGAACACTGTTGATCGAAGCCGCTATGATCGCTTGGAACATCGCACCGGGTCTACGTCGTTCCTTCCCTTCGGAACATTGGCCAGTCATTCCTAAGTATCTGTGGGAAGAAGCTCGCGAAGAAGCCTTCGATGCCGTGCGAGATGATTATCCATTGCAGCTAACCGGAACTGATATCGATCCTGCCGCCATAGAAATTGCTGAAGCCGCTGCTAAAAGTGCCGGTCTGTCTGGTGAAATCACCTTCACAGTGATGGCCGCCGCCAAAGCTAGACCTCAAGGTGAATATGGCTGTATCATCACCAACCCACCATATGGTGAACGGATCAGTAATGACAAAGAGGTTGAGAAGCTGACTCGCCAGTTTGGTGAAATGATGCTGTATCTACCGACTTGGTCATTCTTTGCGATTAGCCCATATAAGGAATTCGAACAATATTACGGCCGTAAAGCGGACAAGCGTCGCAAGCTGTATAACGGACGTATTGAGTGTCAATATTATCAATACTTGGGTCCACTTCCACCTAGAAATCCGAAATAA
- a CDS encoding MFS transporter: MKKWETWKVNLLVLWFGQFLVNAGMTMITPFLTLYLAKDLGVQGEHEIGIWAGLIFAANFLTSFIFQPLWGKLADKYGRKIMLLRSSFGMAIVMVLMGFAQSPMQLLLLRLLNGTISGFNPASIALVSSTTPKERMGFSMGLMQSGSVAGTILGPLIGGLLADLIGFRPIFYVVGALLFIASLLALFLVKEKFDRAEAAQEPQISVLEGLKELIKIPQLPALFGVTFLLQFAMISPMALLPLYVAKLNGPAANIAFLAGMVSAVTGISNMLASPLLGKLSDKVGAHRILTYALIGASLFLIPQAFVTSVWQLIIVRFLMGVFMGGLLPSVNALIRSYTPDGKESRAFGFNSSTLALGNMLGAILGGFLSGYIGIEGLFIISGSLLLVNTIWVRLKLYKATPPRSFR; this comes from the coding sequence TTGAAGAAATGGGAGACATGGAAGGTCAACCTCTTAGTGCTTTGGTTCGGACAATTCTTGGTAAATGCTGGAATGACTATGATTACACCATTCCTGACCTTGTATCTTGCTAAAGATCTTGGAGTTCAGGGTGAGCACGAAATCGGAATTTGGGCGGGTCTTATTTTTGCCGCAAACTTCTTAACTTCTTTCATTTTCCAGCCACTATGGGGGAAGCTTGCTGACAAATATGGACGTAAAATCATGCTCCTACGCTCCAGCTTTGGTATGGCTATCGTCATGGTGTTGATGGGCTTCGCACAATCTCCTATGCAGCTACTCTTACTTCGTTTATTGAACGGAACAATTTCCGGTTTCAACCCCGCCTCCATCGCACTAGTCTCAAGTACCACACCCAAAGAACGTATGGGTTTCTCAATGGGATTAATGCAATCAGGGTCTGTAGCGGGCACAATTTTAGGACCACTTATTGGTGGTTTACTTGCCGATTTAATCGGATTTCGTCCGATCTTTTATGTCGTTGGAGCCTTGCTCTTTATCGCCTCACTGCTGGCATTATTTCTCGTTAAAGAAAAATTCGACCGCGCAGAAGCCGCTCAGGAGCCACAGATTTCGGTACTTGAAGGCTTGAAGGAGCTAATCAAGATTCCTCAGCTTCCAGCATTGTTCGGTGTAACTTTTCTGCTGCAATTTGCAATGATTAGCCCGATGGCCTTACTGCCACTTTATGTAGCAAAGTTAAATGGCCCTGCTGCGAATATAGCCTTCTTAGCCGGAATGGTCAGTGCAGTTACGGGGATCTCTAATATGCTGGCTTCCCCCTTACTCGGAAAGCTGAGTGACAAAGTTGGCGCACATCGCATTCTGACCTACGCGTTAATCGGAGCTTCTCTGTTCCTGATTCCGCAGGCCTTCGTAACCAGTGTCTGGCAGCTAATTATAGTCCGCTTCCTCATGGGAGTCTTCATGGGCGGACTGCTACCTAGTGTTAATGCGCTTATCCGTTCCTATACTCCTGACGGAAAAGAAAGCCGCGCATTCGGCTTCAACAGCAGCACACTGGCACTAGGCAATATGCTGGGAGCTATTTTAGGCGGCTTTCTATCTGGTTATATTGGGATTGAAGGACTGTTCATCATTTCAGGCAGTTTACTGCTAGTAAATACCATATGGGTCCGGCTCAAGCTATATAAAGCAACTCCGCCGCGATCATTTCGCTAA
- a CDS encoding O-methyltransferase: protein MLTQEEYSEQLYTEDEILLQVKEAIVQAGMPPVSVEPGYGRLLTMLVRLSRSTRLLEIGALGGYSGICLSRGFAAGGQLTSLELRADYAELARRNLELAGFGDSTEYKIGPAMDSLKALEAEGAKFDFFFIDADKMNYPNYLEYAIKLANPGAIIAGDNIFLRGRTLNTDRNGPAILAVRHFNEMIATDERLISTCLPAYDGLALAMVK from the coding sequence ATGCTTACCCAAGAAGAATACAGTGAACAACTTTATACCGAGGACGAAATTCTGCTTCAAGTAAAAGAAGCGATTGTCCAAGCAGGTATGCCGCCGGTGTCTGTCGAGCCGGGGTACGGAAGATTGCTCACTATGCTTGTTAGACTGTCCCGCTCCACACGTCTTTTGGAGATTGGCGCACTCGGCGGCTACAGCGGGATTTGCTTATCTCGCGGATTTGCTGCAGGTGGTCAGTTGACCTCACTAGAGCTAAGGGCCGATTATGCCGAGCTTGCTCGCCGTAATCTAGAGCTGGCCGGATTCGGAGATTCTACGGAGTATAAAATCGGTCCTGCAATGGACAGCCTGAAGGCACTCGAAGCAGAGGGCGCTAAGTTCGATTTCTTTTTCATTGACGCAGATAAGATGAATTACCCTAACTACTTGGAATATGCCATCAAGCTGGCTAACCCAGGAGCGATTATTGCTGGTGATAATATCTTTCTCCGCGGACGGACTCTAAATACAGATCGAAATGGGCCTGCCATTCTGGCTGTACGGCATTTCAATGAAATGATCGCCACCGATGAGCGTCTTATCAGCACTTGTCTGCCAGCTTATGATGGATTGGCGCTGGCTATGGTGAAATAG
- a CDS encoding FAD-dependent oxidoreductase: MSVTTFKLPAEEIKISHEVDVLVAGGGPAGVAAAISAARAGARTLLIEQRGFLGGMGTVALVPAFCPYSDGEKAVVRGIGLQLLERMKEECEPEFRERFGSELDWVPIDPEVLKRVYDEAVADSGAEVLLHTIASQTVMDRAGRKVEGVVIVNKSGRSLIKAKTVIDTTGDADLAALAGAPFHKGGEAGELQAATMCYLLANVDRKRFLDYLNESGDTEQIHQAVQQAQADGKLPQGRDSVSGLSWVADYLVGVNFGHVFGIDGSKAEDLTRGAIEGRKLVRRQLEFFRAYVPGFEHAHLVSTGEQIGIRETRRIEGDYILSQDDFMNMVSFPDDIARNSYFIDIHMARSSGAMHIHHLPPGKSHGVPYRCMLPVSLDNLWVAGRAASSDRVVQGSLRVMPNCFAMGQAAGMAAALAAETDSQSRKVDITKLQRELVQQGAWLGEAFATL, from the coding sequence ATGAGTGTAACTACGTTTAAATTACCTGCGGAAGAAATTAAGATTTCGCATGAAGTAGATGTGCTAGTTGCGGGCGGTGGGCCTGCAGGTGTGGCGGCTGCTATTTCAGCCGCCAGAGCTGGAGCACGGACGCTGCTGATCGAGCAGCGTGGTTTCCTTGGCGGCATGGGCACCGTTGCCCTTGTGCCGGCCTTCTGTCCATACAGCGACGGAGAGAAGGCTGTTGTGCGCGGCATCGGTCTTCAGCTGCTCGAACGAATGAAAGAGGAATGTGAACCGGAATTCCGGGAGCGCTTCGGTTCCGAACTGGACTGGGTGCCCATTGACCCTGAAGTGCTTAAGCGCGTATATGACGAGGCTGTAGCAGACAGCGGGGCAGAGGTGCTACTGCATACCATTGCAAGCCAGACCGTAATGGATAGGGCGGGGCGCAAGGTCGAAGGCGTAGTTATCGTCAACAAATCCGGCCGGAGCCTAATTAAGGCTAAGACGGTGATCGATACGACTGGCGATGCTGATCTGGCCGCCTTGGCAGGCGCACCGTTTCATAAAGGCGGGGAAGCAGGCGAGCTTCAAGCTGCTACCATGTGTTATCTGCTGGCAAATGTGGACCGCAAGCGTTTTCTGGATTATCTGAATGAAAGCGGTGACACCGAGCAAATTCATCAGGCGGTTCAGCAAGCCCAAGCGGACGGGAAACTACCGCAGGGCCGGGATTCGGTCTCGGGTCTCTCCTGGGTCGCCGATTATCTGGTCGGCGTGAACTTTGGCCATGTGTTCGGCATCGACGGCTCTAAAGCTGAGGATTTGACCCGAGGTGCTATAGAAGGACGCAAGCTGGTCCGTCGCCAACTGGAATTCTTCCGGGCGTATGTTCCCGGATTTGAACATGCCCATCTAGTCTCTACTGGAGAGCAGATCGGTATCCGCGAGACTCGGCGGATTGAAGGCGATTATATTTTATCGCAAGATGATTTCATGAATATGGTGTCATTCCCGGATGATATTGCCCGCAATAGTTATTTCATCGATATCCATATGGCGCGCAGTAGCGGGGCGATGCATATTCACCATCTCCCGCCCGGCAAATCTCACGGTGTGCCATACCGCTGCATGCTGCCGGTTAGCCTCGATAATCTGTGGGTGGCAGGACGTGCTGCCTCCTCGGACCGCGTTGTGCAAGGCTCGCTGCGTGTAATGCCCAACTGTTTTGCGATGGGGCAGGCGGCAGGCATGGCGGCAGCTCTGGCCGCCGAAACGGATAGCCAGAGTCGAAAGGTAGATATCACTAAGCTTCAGCGCGAGCTGGTTCAGCAGGGTGCTTGGCTCGGTGAGGCATTTGCTACACTCTAA
- a CDS encoding DUF1450 domain-containing protein translates to MANEIQVCDECNFMKLKSIIPKLQKMAPDAEIKVGCKSYCGPCGKRAFVYVNGRYVSAPTEEEVLKKAEAFIKQPAVQK, encoded by the coding sequence ATGGCTAACGAAATACAAGTGTGCGATGAATGTAATTTCATGAAATTGAAGAGTATTATACCCAAACTGCAAAAGATGGCGCCTGATGCAGAGATCAAGGTCGGCTGTAAGTCGTACTGCGGTCCATGTGGCAAACGGGCCTTTGTTTATGTTAATGGTCGTTATGTGAGTGCTCCAACAGAGGAAGAAGTGTTGAAGAAGGCAGAAGCTTTTATCAAACAACCGGCCGTTCAGAAATAA
- a CDS encoding family 16 glycoside hydrolase, translating to MTRKVKPGRMPLLGIIVFMLFSLISGISIPVAGATGTSYYVDSALGNDSNSGTSEAAAWKTLGKVNSVTFSPGDRILLKASSVWNNQYLDLQGSGIEGNPITVDRYGSGAKPLIHFGNSAVNGEGFGVRLRNVSYWEINNLEITSGQHATDMRRSGVLVVGEGSGAGNFRHIYIRNLDIHDIFGTDRRTGGINFHARGANTALESTWDDVLIENNTVTNVADTGIQTMTDAFFNSAWTHKFDAFRNVVIRGNVVEKIHRDGILVRAGASPLIEYNKTKSIGEACAVDTSVVSYLEDITVVAAQWAYYTKGAVFQYNEASDTRMLGGDGQPWDFDIEVHDSIYQYNFSHDNEGGTLLVMNNTNNNIFRYNISQNDQDANGVFHLVNGGGNLYIYNNIIYRTGTQYKALTHASNTGMAYYTNNIFYNGASGQYTNSPRMTYDHNSFYGLNSSVPSDPNKIVGNPGFVSPGTATGRDSADGYKLALSSPLINAGVAVAANGGLDYYGNPLYNGVPDIGVFEFEGTITPPITLFQDDFEDNNYSGWTTSGGAWSVVDDGSKTLSQASASGEALAYSGDASWRDYTYSARIKLLNAYANAGLLFRYADASNYYMFRLNDSGDKAELFKKTAGTLTMVSSANVTVTPGQWSDLKVTVSGNKITAFVGGSQLMEWTDTAVQPAGGEIGIRMHSSTARIDDVKVTE from the coding sequence ATGACGAGAAAAGTCAAGCCAGGCAGGATGCCCTTATTGGGGATTATCGTATTTATGTTGTTCAGTCTCATATCAGGAATTTCAATTCCTGTTGCAGGGGCAACAGGAACCTCTTATTATGTTGATTCTGCTTTGGGCAACGACAGTAATTCTGGCACCAGTGAGGCTGCAGCTTGGAAGACGCTGGGCAAAGTGAACAGCGTCACATTCAGCCCTGGAGACCGAATTTTACTGAAGGCTAGCAGTGTGTGGAATAACCAATATCTTGATCTTCAGGGTTCAGGCATTGAGGGGAATCCGATTACGGTGGACCGCTACGGGAGCGGAGCCAAACCGCTGATTCATTTCGGTAACTCTGCTGTTAATGGTGAAGGCTTCGGGGTCAGATTGCGCAATGTCTCATATTGGGAAATCAATAATCTGGAGATTACGAGCGGGCAGCATGCAACAGACATGAGAAGAAGCGGAGTTCTGGTCGTCGGTGAAGGATCAGGAGCGGGTAACTTCCGGCATATCTATATCCGGAATCTCGACATCCATGATATCTTTGGCACGGACCGCAGAACAGGCGGCATTAATTTTCATGCCCGAGGGGCTAATACAGCACTGGAAAGTACCTGGGATGATGTACTGATTGAGAATAATACGGTTACCAACGTGGCTGATACGGGGATTCAGACGATGACGGATGCATTTTTCAACAGTGCCTGGACTCATAAATTCGACGCCTTCCGCAATGTGGTTATCAGGGGCAATGTAGTGGAGAAGATTCACCGGGACGGCATTCTGGTCAGAGCCGGCGCATCGCCGCTGATTGAATACAACAAAACAAAATCTATCGGGGAAGCTTGTGCTGTAGATACTTCTGTGGTCAGTTATCTTGAAGATATTACAGTTGTCGCGGCACAATGGGCCTATTATACAAAAGGCGCGGTATTCCAATACAATGAGGCTTCCGATACGCGGATGCTGGGGGGAGACGGTCAGCCGTGGGACTTCGATATCGAGGTGCACGACAGCATCTACCAATACAATTTCAGCCATGACAATGAGGGCGGTACGCTGCTCGTCATGAACAACACGAACAATAATATTTTTCGCTACAATATCAGCCAGAATGATCAGGACGCGAACGGGGTGTTCCATTTAGTAAACGGTGGGGGAAACCTCTATATCTACAATAACATTATCTACCGTACAGGAACGCAATATAAAGCACTGACCCATGCCAGTAATACAGGAATGGCTTATTATACGAACAATATCTTTTATAACGGCGCTAGTGGACAATATACGAACAGCCCCAGAATGACGTATGACCACAATAGCTTCTACGGGCTAAATTCAAGTGTTCCCAGCGATCCTAACAAAATTGTCGGCAATCCTGGATTCGTTAGTCCTGGCACAGCAACAGGTCGCGATTCTGCAGACGGTTATAAGCTGGCGCTTTCATCTCCACTAATCAATGCTGGTGTGGCAGTTGCGGCTAATGGGGGATTGGACTACTACGGAAATCCACTTTATAATGGCGTGCCTGATATTGGGGTATTCGAGTTCGAGGGTACGATTACGCCACCGATTACATTGTTCCAGGATGATTTCGAGGATAACAATTACAGTGGCTGGACGACTTCCGGTGGGGCATGGAGTGTGGTGGATGACGGCAGCAAGACGTTGTCACAAGCTTCAGCGTCAGGGGAAGCGCTAGCATACAGTGGTGATGCTTCCTGGAGAGACTACACGTATTCAGCTAGGATAAAGTTGTTGAATGCTTATGCCAACGCGGGTCTGCTGTTTCGTTACGCAGATGCCTCGAATTATTACATGTTCAGACTGAATGATTCAGGCGACAAGGCGGAGTTGTTCAAAAAAACAGCTGGTACGCTCACAATGGTAAGCAGTGCCAATGTTACTGTTACACCTGGCCAGTGGTCTGATCTGAAGGTGACTGTCAGCGGCAATAAGATTACAGCGTTTGTCGGCGGCAGCCAACTGATGGAGTGGACCGATACGGCGGTGCAGCCGGCCGGAGGGGAAATCGGCATTCGGATGCATTCCAGTACTGCGCGGATCGATGACGTTAAGGTTACCGAGTAA
- the hemE gene encoding uroporphyrinogen decarboxylase, protein MTYNDTFIRACRKQDTEHVPVWYMRQAGRYDPEYRKIKEKYSLLEICKQPELAAEVTLMPVRKLGVDAAILYSDIMNPVASIGVKFDIVKDIGPVIENPIRSAADVERLRPIDVEGDLGHILETIAILDKELDVPLITFAGAPFTIASYLIEGRPSKGYIRTKELMYSEPRVWEMLMDKLGDMIITYLRSHVRSGGKAFQLFDSWVGALAPRDFEKYVLPTVARIFSELSDLDVPKIYFPGVSSGELLPSLTKLQADVIGVDWRVSLTEGRRRTGGKFAIQGNLDPYLLTAPMDVLKEHAKELIDEGVREPGYIFNLGHGLFPEASLEKLRELTEYIHEYSQEVLKESAKLRS, encoded by the coding sequence ATGACCTACAATGACACTTTTATCCGCGCCTGCAGAAAGCAGGATACGGAGCACGTTCCCGTATGGTACATGCGGCAGGCCGGCCGTTATGATCCCGAGTACCGTAAAATCAAGGAAAAGTATTCACTGCTTGAAATCTGCAAACAGCCTGAGTTGGCGGCGGAAGTAACCTTGATGCCTGTGCGCAAGCTGGGTGTGGATGCGGCCATTTTGTATTCTGATATTATGAACCCGGTCGCTTCTATCGGTGTGAAATTTGATATCGTTAAAGATATCGGTCCTGTGATTGAGAATCCGATTCGCTCTGCGGCAGATGTCGAGAGACTGAGACCTATTGATGTTGAAGGGGATCTCGGACATATTTTGGAGACGATTGCAATTCTGGATAAGGAGCTGGACGTGCCCTTGATTACTTTTGCAGGAGCACCGTTTACCATTGCCAGCTATCTGATCGAAGGCAGACCTTCTAAAGGATATATCCGCACTAAAGAGCTAATGTACAGTGAACCCCGTGTCTGGGAAATGCTGATGGACAAGCTCGGCGATATGATTATAACGTACCTCCGCAGTCACGTACGCAGTGGTGGGAAAGCGTTTCAATTGTTCGACAGCTGGGTGGGTGCTCTTGCGCCACGTGATTTTGAGAAGTACGTGTTACCGACGGTTGCTCGTATTTTTTCCGAATTATCTGATCTTGATGTTCCGAAAATATACTTTCCTGGCGTAAGCTCTGGAGAATTGCTACCGAGTCTTACGAAGCTTCAAGCAGATGTAATCGGGGTGGACTGGCGCGTAAGCTTGACTGAAGGTCGACGCAGAACGGGCGGGAAATTTGCGATTCAAGGAAACCTGGATCCATATTTACTTACAGCGCCGATGGACGTCTTGAAAGAGCACGCGAAAGAGCTGATCGATGAAGGAGTACGGGAGCCAGGTTATATCTTTAATCTGGGTCATGGATTATTCCCGGAGGCTTCATTAGAGAAGCTTAGAGAATTGACCGAATACATTCACGAATATTCACAGGAAGTATTGAAAGAATCAGCGAAGCTGCGTTCTTAG